The following proteins come from a genomic window of Flavobacterium crocinum:
- a CDS encoding RagB/SusD family nutrient uptake outer membrane protein, with protein sequence MKHKLIIAGLIISSLFSSCQQFEDDYLETDAPSTLKPELIFSDAELAKGAVDGIKVPFAETNSYRGRFLPYYGLNTDVEWYNASQTAGDKADLCVYNASPSNTEMNNITNAYAMMYMGIERANICIDGIRKFGNPKPDTAMGQLLGEALTLRAIYYADLLRAWGDVPARFEPITTATLYLPKSSRDVIYKQIIADLGEASTLVAWPNATAYTSTVEHVNKAFVKGFRARLALAASGYQQYPDGVRRSTDPELSVATMYALALKESREVIQSGSAHLESTFEGLWRKYNEEVTTAGGESLWELPFADGRGRMLFTFAVKHTAAVDQFQANGANRGGVAGPLPFVFYDYDQTDTRRDVTCVPYKYGAAGANNIAKQELGTLDTWYFGKYRYEWMKRYVTSTNDDGVNKMYMRYAEVLLIAAETANELEGPSAAMPYLKEIRRRSFSAADQAVKVENYVNSKNSKDAMFTAIVDENKYEFTGEMERKQNLIRWNLLKVKLDEAKQKMADLSARTGNYATVPATLYYKYRTDNVSLDIYGLNRGETTNPGATYSSITWTWTGTAADTKINSLYKTGVNPDNRQFWPIWKVFIDGSNGQLKNDYGYENL encoded by the coding sequence ATGAAACATAAATTAATAATAGCAGGATTGATAATTTCAAGTCTATTTAGTTCTTGCCAACAATTTGAAGACGACTATTTAGAAACAGACGCACCATCAACATTAAAGCCCGAATTGATTTTTTCTGATGCTGAACTAGCAAAAGGAGCTGTTGATGGAATAAAAGTGCCTTTTGCAGAGACAAACTCTTACAGAGGAAGATTTTTACCATATTATGGATTAAATACAGATGTAGAATGGTATAATGCATCACAAACAGCAGGAGATAAGGCTGATTTATGTGTATACAATGCAAGTCCATCTAATACAGAGATGAATAATATTACTAATGCTTATGCAATGATGTACATGGGTATTGAGCGTGCGAATATTTGTATTGATGGTATACGCAAATTTGGTAACCCAAAACCAGATACTGCAATGGGGCAGTTGTTGGGAGAAGCTTTAACATTAAGAGCTATTTACTATGCTGATTTGCTAAGAGCATGGGGAGATGTTCCTGCTCGTTTTGAGCCTATTACAACAGCGACTTTATACTTGCCTAAATCAAGCAGAGATGTTATTTACAAGCAAATAATTGCAGATTTGGGAGAAGCATCTACATTGGTGGCATGGCCTAATGCAACTGCATATACAAGTACTGTAGAACATGTAAATAAAGCTTTTGTAAAAGGATTTAGAGCACGTTTAGCATTGGCGGCAAGTGGTTACCAGCAATATCCTGATGGAGTAAGAAGAAGTACTGATCCGGAACTTTCTGTTGCTACTATGTATGCATTGGCGCTAAAAGAATCTCGTGAAGTGATTCAAAGTGGTTCAGCTCATTTAGAATCTACTTTTGAGGGATTATGGAGAAAATATAATGAAGAAGTTACTACTGCTGGTGGAGAATCTCTTTGGGAGCTTCCTTTTGCAGATGGACGAGGCAGAATGTTATTTACGTTTGCAGTAAAACACACAGCAGCTGTTGATCAGTTTCAGGCTAATGGTGCTAACCGTGGAGGTGTAGCAGGTCCATTACCATTTGTTTTCTACGATTATGACCAAACAGATACACGTAGAGATGTTACTTGTGTGCCTTATAAATATGGTGCAGCAGGAGCTAATAATATAGCTAAACAAGAGTTAGGTACTTTAGATACATGGTATTTTGGAAAATATCGTTATGAATGGATGAAACGTTATGTGACTTCTACTAATGATGATGGAGTTAATAAAATGTACATGCGTTATGCTGAAGTGCTGCTTATTGCTGCTGAAACTGCAAACGAACTTGAAGGTCCTAGTGCAGCAATGCCTTACTTAAAAGAAATTCGTAGAAGATCATTTTCTGCAGCAGATCAGGCAGTGAAAGTTGAAAACTATGTAAACTCTAAAAACAGTAAAGATGCTATGTTTACTGCTATCGTTGATGAAAATAAATATGAGTTTACAGGCGAAATGGAGCGTAAGCAAAATTTAATTCGCTGGAATTTGTTAAAAGTAAAATTAGACGAAGCTAAACAAAAAATGGCTGACTTATCAGCTCGTACTGGTAATTACGCTACTGTGCCGGCAACTTTGTATTACAAATACAGAACAGATAATGTAAGCTTAGATATTTACGGACTAAATAGAGGAGAAACAACGAACCCTGGCGCTACATATTCATCTATTACCTGGACCTGGACAGGTACAGCTGCAGATACTAAGATAAATTCATTGTACAAAACTGGAGTTAATCCTGATAATAGACAATTTTGGCCAATATGGAAAGTATTCATTGATGGAAGTAATGGTCAGTTAAAAAATGATTACGGTTATGAAAATCTTTAG
- a CDS encoding SusC/RagA family TonB-linked outer membrane protein, with translation MNFKELLNKGANFCFKLVFLLCLLIGSQMHAQGTTIEGTVKDAAGLSLPGVNVLEKGTKNGTSTDFDGHFKIKLTNPKAVLSFSFIGFKSIDVSTEGKSKVNATMIEDSNNLNEVVVIGYGTSKKSDLTGAVSTISGNDLKKVPVANVAEALTGRIAGVQVMSAEGSPDADIRIRVRGGGSLTQDASPLIIVDGFPINNMNDISSSDIETMTVLKDAASTAIYGSRGANGVILITTKSGKDGKIAVNFNMFYGMKTMANEIDVLSPEDYTKWQYEYALLSQTGTKVASDPTSYTKYFGNWQDHDMYNGVKGNDWQKQIFGRRGEVQSRDLGIRGGTDKLNYNFNYAHYDEKAIMLGSNYRRNNLALALKSKISDKIDVGFTVRYSDTEIDGGGVNEQNEKSSSDSRMRTIVGYAPIPVSGLTSDDVSGDGTDVLINPLRSISDNQRQQFRKNFNMLGSFGWELVDNLKLKVDLGLDNYNSLDYRYYGRSTYYVANAPASTLQGKPAMVITDGKERRFRNANTLNYDFKKIMGEDHHLTALIGEESINYEVNTVTSTIHGYPSFFDFNQAKTLTSQGTPQAVDNYYNPDDRLLSFFGRANYDYKNRYILSATFRADGSSKFLSQNRWGYFPAFAAGWKISEERFLKGTSWIDLLKIRASYGEAGNNNIPVGQQTQIFQSIPTTWINGVTSVWAIPKTMPNPDLKWETTVTQNVGLDFGFFKNRLSGNFDVYKNVTSDLLINFPVPGSGYEYQYRNMGETQNTGFEATINVVAIEKAKYGLNFSFNVGINKNRINSLGIMNDFGAATGWASTQIGDDYLIAVGSSLGTMYGYKNDGRYEVSDFDYVGGKYVLKEGVTPTLPTLVGDGSGLKPGDMKLKDVNGDGKVDLTDKTVIGNYNPKSTGGFVINGNAYGFDLMAAFNWSIGNDVYNADKIEFSTATASGQYKNLNSTMADGKRWTNLDPVSGQLVTDPDALAALNANTTMWSPYMRSAIFTDWAVEDASFLRLNTLTLGYTAPEMFTSKLGVSKLRFYMTASNVFVWTNYSGSDPEVSTKRKNPLTPGVDSSPYPRSRQMVFGMNLNF, from the coding sequence ATGAACTTTAAAGAACTATTAAACAAAGGAGCAAATTTTTGCTTTAAACTTGTTTTCTTACTGTGCTTATTGATCGGCAGTCAAATGCATGCACAGGGCACAACTATAGAGGGAACCGTGAAAGATGCCGCAGGACTTTCTTTACCAGGAGTAAATGTCCTGGAGAAAGGAACCAAGAACGGAACTTCTACTGACTTTGACGGTCACTTTAAAATAAAACTAACCAATCCGAAAGCTGTTTTAAGCTTTTCTTTTATTGGTTTTAAAAGTATTGATGTATCTACAGAAGGAAAATCTAAAGTAAATGCAACGATGATTGAAGATTCTAACAACCTGAATGAGGTTGTTGTAATTGGATACGGGACTTCTAAGAAATCTGATTTGACGGGAGCTGTATCTACTATTTCAGGTAATGATCTTAAAAAAGTACCGGTAGCAAATGTTGCTGAAGCTTTAACGGGTAGAATTGCAGGTGTGCAGGTTATGTCGGCTGAAGGTTCTCCAGATGCTGATATTAGAATTAGAGTTCGTGGAGGAGGATCTCTTACGCAGGATGCTTCGCCTTTAATTATTGTGGATGGATTTCCTATTAATAACATGAATGATATTTCGTCATCTGATATCGAAACAATGACTGTTTTAAAAGATGCTGCTTCTACAGCAATCTATGGATCTCGTGGTGCAAATGGAGTAATTTTAATTACAACAAAAAGTGGAAAAGACGGAAAAATTGCTGTGAATTTCAATATGTTCTATGGTATGAAAACCATGGCTAATGAAATAGACGTTTTATCTCCTGAGGATTACACTAAATGGCAGTATGAATATGCATTACTTTCACAAACGGGAACAAAAGTAGCTTCGGATCCAACGTCTTACACTAAATATTTTGGAAACTGGCAGGATCACGATATGTACAATGGTGTAAAAGGAAATGATTGGCAAAAACAGATTTTTGGTCGTAGAGGTGAGGTACAAAGCCGTGATTTAGGAATTAGAGGCGGAACGGATAAGCTTAATTACAATTTTAACTATGCTCATTACGATGAAAAAGCAATTATGCTTGGTTCAAATTACAGAAGAAACAACCTTGCATTGGCTTTAAAGAGTAAAATAAGTGATAAAATTGATGTTGGTTTTACAGTGCGTTATTCTGATACTGAGATTGATGGTGGAGGTGTAAATGAACAAAATGAAAAATCTTCATCAGACTCTCGTATGCGTACTATTGTGGGTTATGCACCAATTCCAGTATCTGGGTTGACTTCTGATGATGTTTCTGGGGACGGAACAGATGTATTAATAAATCCTTTAAGATCTATTTCAGATAATCAACGTCAGCAGTTTCGTAAGAACTTTAATATGTTGGGAAGTTTTGGATGGGAATTGGTTGATAATTTAAAATTGAAAGTAGATTTAGGTCTTGATAATTACAACAGTTTAGATTATCGTTATTATGGACGTAGTACTTACTATGTAGCTAATGCTCCAGCTAGTACATTACAGGGTAAACCAGCCATGGTTATTACAGACGGTAAAGAAAGACGTTTTAGAAATGCAAATACGTTGAATTACGATTTCAAAAAAATAATGGGCGAAGATCATCATTTGACAGCTCTTATAGGAGAAGAAAGTATTAATTATGAAGTGAATACTGTGACTTCTACGATTCATGGATATCCTTCTTTTTTCGATTTTAATCAGGCAAAAACATTAACATCACAAGGCACGCCTCAAGCAGTTGATAATTATTATAATCCGGATGATAGATTATTGTCATTTTTCGGACGTGCAAATTACGACTATAAAAATCGTTACATCTTATCGGCTACCTTTAGGGCAGATGGATCTAGTAAATTTTTATCACAAAATCGTTGGGGTTATTTTCCGGCTTTTGCAGCAGGATGGAAAATCTCTGAAGAGCGTTTCTTAAAAGGAACATCATGGATTGATCTTTTAAAAATTAGAGCTAGTTATGGTGAAGCAGGAAATAATAATATCCCTGTGGGACAACAAACTCAAATTTTTCAATCTATTCCAACAACATGGATTAATGGCGTTACTAGTGTTTGGGCAATTCCAAAAACAATGCCTAATCCTGATTTGAAATGGGAAACTACGGTAACTCAGAATGTTGGTTTGGATTTTGGATTCTTCAAAAATCGTTTAAGTGGTAATTTTGATGTTTATAAAAACGTTACAAGTGACCTATTGATCAATTTCCCAGTTCCAGGATCTGGATATGAATACCAATACCGTAATATGGGAGAAACTCAAAACACAGGTTTTGAGGCGACTATAAATGTTGTGGCAATTGAAAAAGCAAAATACGGATTGAATTTTTCATTTAATGTGGGAATAAATAAAAACCGTATAAACTCATTAGGTATCATGAATGATTTTGGAGCAGCTACTGGTTGGGCTTCTACACAAATTGGAGATGATTATTTAATAGCAGTGGGTTCTTCTTTAGGAACAATGTATGGCTATAAAAATGATGGTAGATATGAAGTTTCAGACTTTGATTATGTTGGAGGGAAATATGTTTTAAAAGAAGGTGTAACTCCTACACTGCCTACTTTAGTGGGAGATGGAAGTGGTCTTAAACCTGGAGATATGAAATTGAAGGATGTTAATGGAGATGGTAAAGTGGATTTAACCGACAAAACAGTTATTGGTAATTATAACCCTAAAAGTACAGGTGGTTTTGTGATTAATGGTAATGCTTATGGTTTTGATTTAATGGCTGCTTTCAACTGGAGTATTGGTAATGATGTTTATAATGCTGATAAGATTGAATTTTCAACAGCTACAGCTTCAGGACAGTATAAAAATTTAAATTCTACTATGGCTGATGGAAAAAGATGGACGAATTTGGATCCGGTTTCTGGTCAGTTAGTAACAGATCCTGATGCATTAGCAGCTCTTAACGCTAATACAACGATGTGGTCTCCATATATGAGAAGTGCTATATTTACAGATTGGGCTGTGGAAGACGCATCATTTTTGAGATTAAATACTTTAACATTAGGATATACGGCGCCTGAGATGTTTACATCTAAACTTGGAGTTTCTAAATTGAGATTCTATATGACAGCAAGCAATGTTTTTGTTTGGACTAACTATTCGGGTTCTGATCCGGAAGTTTCAACTAAAAGAAAAAACCCTCTTACACCTGGGGTTGATTCAAGTCCTTATCCAAGAAGCAGACAAATGGTTTTTGGGATGAATCTTAATTTCTAA
- a CDS encoding MFS transporter, producing MKKSLIALSLGGLTIGITEFVMMGLLPDIAKDMKVSIPVAGYLISSYALGVVIGAPLLVIAGRNYAPKKMLLILALMLAVFNALSIIAPDYNVLFASRFLSGLPHGAFFGVGAVVASRLADKGKEAQAISIMFAGLTIANLIGVPIGTYIGHHFIWRYTFVLIAFVGLLTFLAIYLWMPNLEKGESVNMKTQLQFFKRTEAWLIIGITAIGFGGLFAWISYIAPLLINVSKFSPEDVSSILVLAGLGMVVGNFVGGKLADRFSPAPTTLALLLVMSTDLVLVYFFSFNQYVSLFLTFLTGAISFSVIAPIQMLMIRTAKGAEMIASASLQGSFNIGNALGAFLGGLPLAAGFSYSSPNLIGVVMSIIGMVITFVLMRLHRKQVAVQHI from the coding sequence ATGAAAAAAAGTCTTATTGCACTCTCTTTAGGAGGGTTAACTATTGGAATTACAGAATTTGTAATGATGGGCCTTTTGCCTGATATTGCCAAAGATATGAAAGTTTCAATTCCCGTTGCAGGATATTTAATATCATCTTATGCGCTAGGAGTTGTTATTGGAGCACCTTTATTAGTAATCGCAGGAAGAAATTATGCGCCAAAAAAAATGCTTTTGATTTTAGCATTAATGTTGGCTGTTTTTAATGCACTGTCCATTATTGCTCCGGATTATAATGTTTTATTTGCTTCTCGTTTTCTTTCCGGTTTGCCTCACGGAGCATTTTTTGGAGTTGGGGCAGTAGTCGCAAGCCGTTTGGCAGATAAAGGAAAAGAAGCGCAGGCAATCTCAATTATGTTTGCTGGATTAACTATTGCAAACTTAATAGGTGTACCAATCGGAACTTATATAGGTCATCATTTTATCTGGCGTTATACTTTTGTCTTAATTGCATTTGTGGGATTATTGACATTCTTAGCTATTTATTTATGGATGCCGAATCTGGAAAAAGGAGAAAGCGTGAATATGAAAACACAGCTTCAGTTTTTTAAAAGGACAGAAGCCTGGCTGATTATCGGAATAACGGCAATTGGTTTTGGAGGTTTGTTTGCCTGGATCAGTTATATTGCCCCTTTATTAATTAATGTTTCTAAATTTTCACCGGAAGATGTTTCCTCAATTTTAGTTTTAGCGGGACTTGGGATGGTCGTTGGAAACTTTGTTGGAGGAAAACTGGCTGATAGATTTTCACCGGCACCTACGACATTAGCTTTGCTATTAGTAATGTCAACAGATTTAGTTTTGGTTTATTTCTTCTCTTTTAACCAATACGTATCTTTATTTTTAACCTTCTTAACGGGAGCGATCTCTTTCTCTGTTATTGCGCCAATTCAAATGCTGATGATTCGTACTGCAAAAGGTGCAGAGATGATTGCTTCAGCATCACTTCAAGGAAGCTTTAATATAGGTAATGCTTTAGGAGCTTTTCTTGGCGGATTGCCTTTAGCAGCAGGCTTTAGTTACTCATCTCCAAACTTAATTGGTGTTGTAATGTCGATTATAGGAATGGTTATTACATTCGTATTGATGAGGTTACACCGTAAGCAAGTTGCGGTTCAGCATATTTAA
- a CDS encoding AraC family transcriptional regulator, whose amino-acid sequence MPKLNQFKTLVLDEFEEEKFHLPPHTHTYYEIIYIKKGSGIHHLNNNLLPYKAGDLFVISPDDEHYFDIRKSTGFIFIKFTDNYFNSKQNLTCDEFLVNTPESFMRDKILKETVLKFDEPCKTILKNTVENIVTYDRYIDVTTSPIVFYQILSIFGLIKETIRCMNLQMQSTHLDNEQIANYIHQNIYQPKLVQVKVIAEHFNIAHTYFSAYFKRTFGVSYREYIHNLRTTLIEKRFHNNQLPIKQIAYEFGFTDESHLTNYFKKRKNMKPTDFKKL is encoded by the coding sequence ATGCCTAAATTAAATCAGTTTAAAACACTAGTATTGGATGAATTTGAGGAAGAAAAATTTCACCTTCCGCCACATACTCATACGTATTACGAAATCATCTATATCAAGAAAGGAAGCGGTATTCATCATTTGAATAACAACCTTCTTCCTTATAAAGCGGGAGATCTCTTTGTAATTTCGCCAGATGATGAACATTACTTTGATATCAGGAAAAGCACAGGATTCATTTTTATCAAATTCACCGATAATTATTTCAACTCTAAGCAAAACCTTACCTGCGATGAATTTTTGGTCAATACTCCAGAAAGTTTCATGAGGGATAAAATCCTAAAAGAGACCGTTTTAAAGTTTGATGAACCTTGTAAAACAATTTTAAAAAACACTGTCGAAAATATTGTAACCTACGATCGTTATATTGATGTTACCACTTCTCCGATTGTTTTTTATCAGATACTTTCGATTTTTGGTTTGATTAAAGAAACCATTCGCTGTATGAATCTTCAAATGCAATCGACACATTTAGACAATGAACAAATTGCGAATTATATTCATCAGAATATTTATCAGCCAAAATTGGTACAAGTAAAAGTAATTGCAGAACATTTTAATATTGCTCACACCTATTTCAGTGCCTATTTTAAAAGAACTTTTGGAGTTAGTTATCGTGAATACATTCATAATCTGAGAACTACTTTAATAGAGAAAAGATTTCATAACAATCAATTGCCAATTAAGCAGATTGCGTACGAATTTGGTTTTACCGATGAAAGTCATTTGACGAACTATTTCAAAAAACGTAAAAACATGAAACCCACTGATTTTAAAAAACTCTAG
- a CDS encoding DUF3347 domain-containing protein encodes MKKSIIALATVLTVLFSANTIQANTTKSETGTTEIVDASQLQSVYDAYFTVKDALIKSDSKLTSAKAKDLLTAITAVKMDKLKSNEHTVWMKVVKKLTADAKSISATTDLKKQRETFKSLSKSTYDLIKVSNPTEPIYKQYCPMADADWLSKEKVVKNPYYGSSMLTCGNVVETIK; translated from the coding sequence ATGAAAAAATCAATCATAGCTTTAGCAACGGTGCTTACAGTATTATTTAGTGCAAATACTATTCAGGCAAATACAACAAAATCAGAAACAGGAACAACAGAAATCGTTGATGCAAGTCAGCTTCAATCTGTTTACGATGCTTATTTTACAGTAAAAGATGCACTTATCAAAAGTGACAGCAAACTGACTTCGGCGAAAGCCAAAGATTTACTTACAGCAATTACAGCTGTAAAAATGGACAAACTGAAAAGCAACGAACATACGGTTTGGATGAAAGTAGTTAAAAAATTAACTGCCGATGCCAAAAGTATTTCAGCTACAACAGATCTTAAAAAACAACGTGAGACTTTTAAATCATTATCTAAAAGCACTTATGATTTGATAAAAGTTTCAAACCCAACAGAACCAATCTACAAACAATATTGCCCAATGGCTGATGCTGACTGGTTAAGCAAAGAAAAAGTAGTTAAGAATCCATATTACGGTTCATCAATGCTAACTTGCGGAAACGTGGTAGAAACGATCAAATAA
- a CDS encoding helix-turn-helix domain-containing protein, producing the protein MKLYIKNMVCARCKMVVESEFEKLGLQTISVELGEVELQNEITDSQKEVLLKNLQSLGFDLLDDKKTKTIEKIKNLIVDLVHHKNSELKINLSDYLVENLNQDYSTLSNLFSEIENTTIEKYFISQKIEKVKELLIYNELSLSEIADILNYSNVAHLSNQFKKITGYTPTSFKQLKDNKRIQIENL; encoded by the coding sequence ATGAAGCTCTACATCAAAAACATGGTGTGTGCCCGATGCAAAATGGTTGTGGAGTCTGAGTTTGAAAAACTCGGACTCCAAACTATTTCTGTTGAATTAGGCGAAGTCGAGCTGCAAAATGAAATCACCGATTCTCAAAAAGAGGTTTTGCTTAAAAACCTGCAATCGTTAGGTTTTGATTTATTGGATGATAAAAAAACCAAAACCATCGAGAAGATAAAAAATCTGATTGTCGATTTGGTCCATCATAAAAACAGCGAACTCAAAATCAATTTATCTGATTATTTAGTCGAAAATCTCAATCAGGATTACAGCACTCTGAGCAATTTGTTTTCAGAAATTGAAAATACAACTATCGAAAAGTATTTTATAAGCCAGAAAATTGAAAAAGTAAAAGAGCTTTTAATTTACAATGAGCTTTCGTTAAGCGAAATTGCAGATATTTTAAATTATAGTAATGTGGCACATTTGAGCAATCAATTCAAGAAAATTACGGGCTACACTCCTACTTCATTCAAACAATTGAAAGATAACAAACGTATTCAAATCGAGAATTTGTAG
- a CDS encoding heavy metal translocating P-type ATPase, translating to MTHQYIISGMSCNGCRTKVEKTLNEVEGVQAEVTLNPPTATITMEKHVPTEKFQEVLSAAGNYTIEMDSPKNHGETKSCCSSHKKENNGHNHDHHKAETKKVNQHSANGVYYCPMHCEGDKTYNKPGDCPVCGMDLVPQVAITATQFICPMHPEIVSNEPGDCPICGMDLIPMQASESEENKTYSDLLKKMKIAILFTLPIFIISMSEMIPNNPLYNIMSIEKWNWVQLLFSIPVLFYAGWMFFVRAYKSIVTWNLNMFTLIGIGTSVAFLFSIVGMFFPDIFPAEFKSHHGTIHLYFEAATVIITLVLLGQLLEAKAHGQTNGAIKELLKLAPTEATLVENGIDKVISIHNIKKGDLLRVKPGEKIPVDGKITTGESSIDESMITGEPIPVDKKVGDTVISGTINGTKSFVMIAEKVGSETMLSQIIQMVNDASRSRAPIQKLADHVSKYFVPTVVIISIVTFFIWAKFGPEPAYVYGLINAIAVLIIACPCALGLATPMSVMVGVGKGAQNGILIKNAEALENMNKIDVLITDKTGTITEGKPSVEKVYSVTNEEDFLLQNIASLNQHSEHPLAQAVVNFAKSKNSVLKEVQGFETIAGKGVLGTIESKKVALGNKKLMDEIGASVSSDLEQKVTVEQNLGKTISYIAIENVVLGYVAITDAIKENSAKAIKELIDQGVEVIMMTGDNYNTAKAVAEHLHLSSFKADCLPHDKLKEIERLQAQGKIVAMAGDGINDAPALAQSNIGIAMGTGTDVAIESAKITLVKGDLNGIVKAKNLSHAVMSNIKQNLFFAFIYNTLGVPIAAGILYPFLGILLSPMLAAVAMSLSSVSVIVNALRLRNLKL from the coding sequence ATGACTCATCAATATATAATTTCAGGAATGTCTTGCAACGGATGCCGAACCAAAGTCGAAAAAACTTTAAATGAAGTAGAAGGCGTTCAGGCAGAAGTTACTCTAAATCCGCCGACGGCTACCATAACAATGGAAAAGCATGTTCCAACAGAAAAATTTCAAGAAGTTTTATCGGCAGCAGGAAATTATACTATTGAAATGGATTCTCCTAAAAATCATGGCGAAACTAAATCTTGCTGTTCTAGCCATAAAAAAGAAAATAACGGTCACAATCACGATCATCATAAAGCAGAAACTAAAAAAGTGAATCAGCACAGTGCAAATGGCGTTTATTATTGCCCAATGCATTGCGAAGGCGACAAAACTTATAACAAACCTGGTGACTGCCCAGTGTGCGGAATGGATTTAGTGCCTCAGGTTGCCATCACAGCAACTCAATTTATTTGTCCCATGCATCCGGAAATTGTATCAAACGAACCAGGTGACTGTCCGATTTGCGGAATGGATTTGATTCCAATGCAAGCTTCAGAAAGTGAAGAAAACAAGACCTATTCTGATTTATTGAAAAAAATGAAAATTGCGATTTTGTTTACGCTTCCTATTTTCATTATTTCGATGTCAGAAATGATTCCGAATAATCCACTTTACAATATAATGTCTATTGAAAAATGGAATTGGGTTCAGTTATTATTTTCTATTCCAGTTTTATTTTATGCAGGCTGGATGTTTTTTGTTCGTGCATACAAATCAATTGTGACATGGAATTTAAATATGTTTACTTTAATTGGAATCGGAACTAGTGTTGCTTTCCTTTTTAGTATTGTCGGAATGTTTTTTCCAGATATTTTTCCAGCCGAATTTAAATCACATCACGGAACCATCCATTTGTATTTTGAAGCCGCAACCGTAATTATCACTTTAGTTTTATTAGGACAATTATTGGAAGCCAAAGCGCATGGACAAACTAACGGCGCCATTAAAGAATTATTAAAATTAGCACCAACTGAAGCAACTTTAGTTGAAAACGGAATTGACAAAGTAATTTCTATTCATAACATTAAAAAGGGCGATTTACTTCGTGTAAAACCAGGAGAAAAAATTCCGGTTGATGGAAAAATAACTACTGGAGAAAGTAGTATCGACGAATCGATGATTACGGGAGAACCAATTCCAGTAGATAAAAAAGTTGGCGATACTGTTATTTCTGGAACCATAAACGGCACAAAATCGTTTGTGATGATTGCTGAAAAAGTAGGTTCAGAAACGATGCTTTCGCAGATTATCCAAATGGTAAATGACGCCAGCAGATCTCGCGCTCCAATTCAGAAATTAGCGGATCACGTTTCTAAATATTTCGTGCCGACTGTAGTTATTATTTCAATTGTAACCTTTTTTATCTGGGCGAAATTCGGTCCTGAACCAGCCTATGTTTACGGATTAATTAATGCAATTGCCGTTTTAATTATTGCTTGTCCTTGCGCGCTCGGACTCGCAACTCCAATGTCGGTCATGGTTGGTGTTGGAAAAGGCGCTCAAAACGGAATTTTAATAAAAAATGCCGAAGCTCTAGAAAACATGAATAAAATTGATGTTTTAATTACCGACAAAACAGGAACCATTACAGAAGGAAAACCATCTGTAGAAAAAGTCTATTCGGTTACTAATGAGGAAGATTTTCTGCTTCAAAATATTGCTTCTTTAAATCAACACAGCGAGCATCCATTGGCGCAAGCCGTAGTTAATTTTGCGAAATCAAAAAACAGTGTTTTAAAAGAAGTTCAAGGTTTCGAAACTATTGCAGGAAAAGGTGTTTTAGGAACTATCGAAAGCAAAAAAGTAGCTTTAGGAAATAAAAAATTAATGGACGAAATCGGTGCTTCTGTTTCTTCTGATTTAGAACAGAAAGTAACTGTTGAACAAAATTTAGGAAAAACTATTTCGTACATCGCAATTGAAAATGTTGTTTTAGGTTATGTTGCCATTACTGATGCCATTAAAGAAAACAGTGCTAAAGCGATCAAAGAATTAATCGATCAAGGCGTTGAGGTTATCATGATGACGGGAGATAATTATAACACCGCAAAAGCAGTTGCCGAACATTTGCATTTGAGTTCTTTTAAAGCAGATTGTCTTCCACACGATAAATTAAAAGAAATTGAACGTCTTCAAGCTCAAGGAAAAATTGTTGCCATGGCGGGAGACGGAATCAACGATGCTCCGGCTTTAGCGCAATCTAATATCGGAATTGCAATGGGAACAGGAACTGATGTTGCAATCGAAAGCGCTAAAATAACGCTTGTAAAAGGAGATTTAAACGGAATCGTAAAAGCTAAAAACCTCAGCCATGCTGTAATGTCAAATATCAAACAGAATTTATTCTTTGCTTTTATCTATAATACTTTGGGCGTGCCAATTGCAGCAGGAATTTTATATCCGTTTTTAGGAATCTTGCTTTCGCCAATGTTGGCTGCCGTGGCAATGAGTTTGAGTTCTGTTTCGGTAATCGTAAATGCTTTGCGATTGAGAAATCTAAAATTGTAG